DNA from Salinispora arenicola:
CTACGGGAACCCCGCGACGTGAAGCGCAGCTGCCTCAGAAACGCCTGCGTCTCCACCGGTAGGGCGGTGTCCGCGTGCCCCCGGCCCAGGGACCTGCTGGCGGGACTCGAAGCCCTGCCGATGATGTGGCAGGTGCACCGAACACCCACTATCGAACCGCGGCACACACAGCACGGCATCAGGCGGCCTGGCGTCGCTGGTCAGGAGCCGACCGGTTGGGGAGCGCGGCCCGCGCCCCGGCCCTTCATGACGTGCTGAAGCAGGGTGATGAGGACTTCCTTGCTCGACTCCCGCTTCCTGGCGTCACACAGCATCACCGGCACGTCCGGGTCAAGGTTGAGGGCCGTCTGCACCTCGTCCAGGTTGTAGGAGTGTGCCCCGTCGAAGCAGTTCACCGCCACGATGAACGGCAGCCGGTGGCGCTCGAAGTAGTCGACCGAGGGAAAGCAGTCCGCGATACGGCGGGTGTCGGCCAGCACGACCGCTCCCAGAGCCCCCAACGCCAACTCGTCCCAGACGAACCAGAATCGGTCCTGTCCAGGGGTACCGAAGAGATACAGCACAAGGTCGTCGCCGAAGCTGATACGGCCGAAGTCCATGGCCACCGTCGTGGTCGACTTCATCTCGACGCCGGATAGATCGTCGACTCCCACGCCCTGTTCGGAGAGCACCTCCTCGGTGCGCAACGGTTTCGTTTCGCTCACG
Protein-coding regions in this window:
- a CDS encoding GTP-binding protein; amino-acid sequence: MDYEHSEGDAETVLPTVVKILIAGGFGVGKTTLVGAVSETKPLRTEEVLSEQGVGVDDLSGVEMKSTTTVAMDFGRISFGDDLVLYLFGTPGQDRFWFVWDELALGALGAVVLADTRRIADCFPSVDYFERHRLPFIVAVNCFDGAHSYNLDEVQTALNLDPDVPVMLCDARKRESSKEVLITLLQHVMKGRGAGRAPQPVGS